The following are from one region of the Rhizobacter sp. AJA081-3 genome:
- a CDS encoding ABC transporter substrate-binding protein — protein MNRRQILRRATGLAAASIATPLWAQSAGRIVLGQSAALSGPAAALGLRFREGAMLHFERLNAKGGVNGRQIELQSLDDGYEPDRCAENTRKLIEGGAFALFGYIGTPTSLAALPLATQAKTPFFAPFTGAEALRAPFNRYAFHVRASYYDETAEIVRQTTAIGIKRIGVFYQNDSYGKAGLEGVTRALKPLGLEPAGLGTVERNTVDVDAAVKAIMAGKPDAIVQISAYKSCAAFIRAARKAGFGGTFYNVSFVGTKALSDELGADARGVVVSQVVPFPFTPASQLAGEYLAAGKAAQGDKFEPNYSSMEGFVAARTFAEGLKRAGANAGTDGLITGLESLRDLNLGGFFVDFSPTKHTGSKYVDLTILAADGRVRR, from the coding sequence ATGAACCGTCGCCAGATCCTGCGTCGCGCCACCGGCCTTGCGGCCGCCAGCATCGCAACTCCCCTGTGGGCCCAATCAGCCGGCCGCATCGTGCTGGGGCAATCGGCCGCGCTGAGCGGCCCGGCCGCGGCCCTCGGGTTGCGCTTCCGTGAAGGCGCGATGCTGCATTTCGAGCGCCTGAACGCCAAGGGCGGCGTCAACGGCCGGCAGATCGAGCTGCAGAGCCTGGACGACGGCTACGAACCCGATCGCTGCGCCGAGAACACCCGCAAGCTGATCGAAGGCGGCGCGTTCGCGCTGTTCGGCTACATCGGCACGCCCACCAGCCTGGCCGCGCTGCCGCTGGCCACCCAGGCCAAGACGCCGTTCTTCGCGCCGTTCACCGGCGCCGAGGCGCTGCGCGCACCGTTCAACCGCTACGCCTTCCACGTGCGCGCCTCGTACTACGACGAGACCGCCGAGATCGTGCGCCAGACCACAGCCATCGGCATCAAGCGCATCGGCGTCTTCTACCAGAACGACAGCTACGGCAAGGCCGGCCTCGAGGGCGTGACGCGCGCGCTCAAGCCGCTGGGCCTGGAGCCCGCCGGCCTGGGCACGGTCGAGCGCAATACCGTCGACGTGGACGCCGCCGTGAAGGCCATCATGGCCGGCAAGCCCGACGCGATCGTGCAGATCAGCGCCTACAAGTCCTGCGCCGCCTTCATCCGCGCTGCGCGCAAGGCCGGCTTCGGCGGCACGTTCTACAACGTCTCCTTCGTCGGCACCAAGGCGCTGTCCGACGAACTCGGCGCCGACGCGCGCGGCGTGGTCGTGAGCCAGGTCGTGCCGTTCCCGTTCACGCCGGCGTCGCAGCTGGCCGGCGAGTACCTGGCCGCGGGCAAGGCCGCGCAGGGCGACAAGTTCGAGCCCAACTACTCCAGCATGGAAGGCTTCGTGGCCGCGCGCACCTTCGCCGAGGGCCTCAAGCGCGCCGGCGCCAATGCCGGCACCGACGGCCTGATCACCGGCCTGGAGTCGCTGCGCGACCTCAACCTGGGCGGCTTCTTCGTCGACTTCTCGCCGACCAAGCACACCGGGTCCAAGTACGTCGACCTGACGATCCTGGCTGCCGACGGACGCGTGCGTCGCTGA
- a CDS encoding ABC transporter substrate-binding protein, with protein MNRRDAIRRVAAVGATLALPSWAQASRIVLGQSAAFSGPAAQLGIQMNKGAKIYFDQLNANGGINGHTIELRTLDDGYEPDRCKANTEKLIKDEVFGLIGYVGTPTCVAALPLINDAKIPFFGPFTGAEALREPFSKWVFHLRASYYDETGLIVKQLTSLGLKKIAVFYQNDAYGKAGLEGVKRALKPLGLEPVALGTVERNTVDVAKAVADITPKLPDAIVQISAYKSCAAFIREARKSGYGGTFFNVSFVGTQALADELGREGRGIMVSQVMPFPFSTTTPISREYLDAVGKAGPEAQPNYSSMEGYLSAKVFAEGLRRAGRNPSRDSLVNALESIQNANFGGFRVDFSPKDHVASHFVDLSMLTEDGKVRR; from the coding sequence ATGAACCGTCGTGACGCAATCCGTCGCGTGGCCGCCGTCGGCGCCACCCTCGCCCTGCCCTCCTGGGCCCAGGCCAGCCGCATCGTTCTCGGCCAGTCGGCCGCGTTCAGCGGACCGGCCGCCCAGCTGGGCATCCAGATGAACAAGGGCGCGAAGATCTACTTCGACCAACTCAACGCCAATGGCGGCATCAACGGCCACACCATCGAGCTGCGCACGCTGGACGACGGCTACGAGCCCGATCGCTGCAAGGCCAACACCGAGAAACTGATCAAGGACGAGGTATTCGGCCTCATCGGCTACGTCGGCACGCCGACCTGCGTGGCGGCGCTGCCGCTGATCAACGACGCCAAGATCCCCTTCTTCGGCCCCTTCACCGGCGCCGAGGCCTTGCGCGAACCCTTCAGCAAATGGGTGTTCCACCTGCGCGCCTCGTACTACGACGAGACCGGCCTGATCGTGAAGCAGCTCACCTCGCTCGGGCTGAAGAAGATCGCCGTCTTCTATCAGAACGACGCCTACGGCAAGGCCGGCCTCGAGGGCGTGAAACGCGCGCTCAAGCCGCTGGGCCTGGAACCCGTCGCACTGGGCACGGTCGAGCGCAATACCGTCGACGTCGCCAAGGCCGTGGCCGACATCACGCCGAAGCTGCCCGACGCGATCGTTCAGATCAGCGCCTACAAGTCCTGCGCCGCCTTCATCCGCGAAGCGCGCAAGTCGGGCTACGGCGGCACCTTCTTCAACGTGTCGTTCGTCGGCACGCAGGCGCTGGCCGACGAGCTGGGCCGCGAGGGCCGCGGCATCATGGTCAGCCAGGTGATGCCGTTCCCCTTCTCGACCACCACGCCGATCTCTCGCGAGTACCTCGACGCGGTCGGCAAAGCCGGGCCGGAGGCGCAGCCGAACTATTCGAGCATGGAAGGCTATCTGTCGGCGAAAGTATTCGCCGAGGGCCTGCGCCGCGCCGGCCGCAACCCGTCGCGCGACTCGCTGGTGAATGCGCTGGAGTCGATCCAGAACGCGAACTTCGGCGGCTTCCGGGTCGACTTCAGCCCGAAGGATCATGTCGCTTCGCACTTCGTCGACCTGTCGATGCTGACCGAGGACGGGAAAGTCCGCCGCTGA
- a CDS encoding molybdopterin-dependent oxidoreductase, translating into MASTLVRAACPHDCPDTCAIRVTVHEGRAVKVQGDPDHPPTHGALCTKVSRYPERSYHPERVLQPLRRVGPKGSGRFEPVSWDAALDDIASRLKAIASRDPQAIVPYSYAGTMGLLQGESMAARFFHRLGASLLDRTICASAGGDALTATYGGKLGMHLAHYADSRLILIWGSNSIASNLHFWTFAQQAKRNGAKLVCIDPRKTETADKCHQHIALLPGTDGALALGLMRELVVNDWLDHDYIARHTEGWPALRERAMAWTPDRTAQICGISADEVRGLAREYGTTKPAAIRLNYGMQRVHGGGNAVRLVAILPCLVGAWRDAAGGMLLSASGWFKRFRNDAALQRPDLLAGRTVRTINMSTIGDDLLRESSPGFGPKIEALLVYNSNPVAVAPESPKVVRGFAREDLFTVVLEHFMTDTADHADYVLPATTQLEHLDVHTSYGHTYAMINEPAIAPLGQARPNTQIFRELAARMGFDEPCFRDDDETLARCAFSAEIDFATLRRDGWVKLPLPEAPFAEGGFHTPSGKCLIDAPGLGVPDHVANHESVLSTPELAQRYPLAMISPPARNFLNSTFVNVKSLRDIEGEPVLEIHAADAQPRGIADGATVRVFNDRGTYICKALLSPRARPGVVNGLGVWWRKLGLAGTNVNELTHQRLTDLGRAPSFYDCLVEVAPLSS; encoded by the coding sequence ATGGCTTCCACTCTTGTCCGCGCAGCGTGCCCGCACGATTGCCCCGACACCTGCGCGATCCGCGTCACCGTGCACGAAGGCCGCGCCGTCAAGGTGCAGGGCGACCCCGATCACCCGCCCACGCACGGCGCGCTGTGCACCAAGGTGTCGCGCTATCCGGAGCGCAGCTACCACCCCGAGCGCGTGCTGCAGCCGCTGCGGCGCGTCGGCCCCAAGGGCAGCGGCCGCTTCGAGCCGGTGAGCTGGGACGCGGCGCTGGACGACATCGCTTCGCGCCTGAAGGCCATTGCCTCGCGCGACCCGCAGGCCATCGTGCCCTACAGCTACGCCGGCACCATGGGGCTGCTGCAGGGCGAGAGCATGGCGGCGCGCTTCTTCCACCGACTCGGCGCCTCGCTGCTGGACCGCACCATCTGCGCCAGCGCCGGCGGCGATGCGCTGACCGCCACCTACGGCGGCAAGCTCGGCATGCACCTGGCGCACTACGCCGACAGCCGGCTGATCCTGATCTGGGGCAGCAATTCGATCGCCTCGAACCTGCACTTCTGGACCTTCGCCCAGCAGGCCAAGCGCAACGGCGCCAAGCTGGTCTGCATCGATCCGCGCAAGACCGAGACGGCTGACAAGTGCCACCAGCACATCGCGCTGCTGCCCGGCACCGACGGCGCGCTGGCGCTCGGGCTGATGCGCGAACTGGTCGTCAACGACTGGCTGGACCACGACTACATCGCGCGACACACCGAGGGCTGGCCGGCGCTGCGCGAGCGCGCCATGGCCTGGACGCCCGACCGCACCGCGCAGATCTGCGGCATCAGCGCCGACGAGGTGCGCGGGCTGGCGCGCGAGTACGGCACGACGAAACCGGCGGCGATCCGCCTGAACTACGGCATGCAGCGCGTGCACGGCGGCGGCAACGCGGTGCGGCTGGTGGCCATCCTGCCCTGCCTGGTCGGCGCCTGGCGCGATGCGGCCGGCGGCATGCTGCTGTCGGCCTCGGGCTGGTTCAAGCGCTTTCGCAACGACGCCGCGCTGCAGCGGCCCGACCTGCTGGCTGGCCGCACGGTGCGCACGATCAACATGAGCACCATCGGCGACGACCTGCTGCGCGAGAGCTCGCCGGGCTTCGGGCCGAAGATCGAGGCGCTGCTCGTCTACAACAGCAACCCGGTGGCGGTGGCGCCGGAATCGCCGAAGGTGGTGCGTGGTTTCGCGCGCGAGGACCTGTTCACCGTTGTGCTCGAGCACTTCATGACCGACACCGCCGACCACGCCGACTACGTGCTGCCGGCCACCACGCAGCTCGAGCACCTGGACGTGCACACCAGCTACGGCCACACCTACGCGATGATCAACGAGCCGGCGATCGCGCCGCTCGGCCAGGCCAGGCCGAACACGCAGATCTTCCGCGAGCTGGCCGCGCGGATGGGCTTCGACGAGCCCTGTTTCCGCGACGACGACGAGACGCTGGCGCGTTGCGCCTTCAGCGCCGAGATCGACTTCGCGACGCTGCGCCGTGACGGCTGGGTGAAGCTGCCGCTGCCCGAGGCGCCGTTCGCCGAGGGCGGTTTCCACACGCCCTCGGGCAAGTGCCTGATCGACGCGCCCGGACTGGGCGTGCCCGACCACGTGGCCAACCACGAGTCGGTGCTGAGCACGCCCGAGCTCGCGCAGCGCTACCCGCTGGCGATGATCTCGCCACCGGCGCGCAACTTCCTCAACTCCACGTTCGTGAACGTGAAGAGCCTGCGCGACATCGAGGGCGAGCCGGTGCTGGAGATCCACGCCGCCGATGCGCAGCCACGCGGCATCGCCGACGGCGCCACGGTGCGTGTGTTCAACGACCGTGGCACCTACATCTGCAAGGCGCTGCTCAGCCCGCGTGCGCGGCCCGGTGTCGTCAATGGCCTGGGCGTCTGGTGGCGCAAGCTCGGCCTGGCGGGCACCAACGTCAACGAACTCACGCACCAGCGGCTCACCGACCTCGGCCGGGCGCCGTCGTTCTACGACTGCCTCGTCGAGGTGGCGCCGCTGTCGTCGTGA